The following nucleotide sequence is from Catonella massiliensis.
GGACCGGTTGTAGACGTCCTGTTTCCGGATGAAGACGTACCAAAGATTAAAGATGCTCTATACGTAGATAACCATGGTAAAAAGTGTCTTATGGAGGTTTCTTCACACCAGGGTGGGAACATAGTCAGATGTATCATGCTCACAGCCTCAGAAGGACTTAGCAGAGACATGGAGGTAGTGGCCACAGGTGCAGGTATCAAAGTTCCTGTAGGCGAAGCTACGCTTGGCAGGCTCTTCAATGTATTCGGTGATACCATCGACGGAGGAGCAAGCCTTGAGAATGAAGAGCACTGGACTATACACAGAGAGCCGCCTAAGTTTGACGAACAGAGTCCTGCGGTAGAGATACTTGAGACAGGCATTAAGGTTATTGACCTCCTTGCACCTTATGCAAAGGGTGGAAAGATAGGTCTGTTTGGCGGTGCAGGTGTAGGTAAGACAGTACTTATTCAGGAGCTTATAAGAAATATAGCTACAGAGCACGGTGGATATTCTATATTTACCGGTGTAGGTGAGCGTTCAAGAGAAGGAAATGACCTCTGGACAGAAATGAAGGAATCAGGCGTTATAGCTAAGACTGCCTTGGTGTTCGGTCAGATGAACGAGCCACCGGGAGCCAGAATGAGGGTCGCTGAGACAGGACTTACAATGGCGGAGTATTTTAGAGATGAGAAAAACGCTGACGTGCTTCTTTTCATCGATAACATCTTCCGTTATGTACAGGCTGGCTCGGAGGTATCAGCCCTGCTTGGGCGTATGCCTTCAGCGGTTGGTTATCAGCCAACTCTTGCTACTGATGTAGGTGAGCTTCAGGAGAGAATCGCTTCTACCAAGTCAGGCTCAGTTACTTCTGTTCAGGCGGTATATGTGCCTGCGGATGATATCACCGATCCTGCTCCTGCGACTACATTTACACATCTTGATGCGACCACAGTGCTTTCAAGAAAGATTGTTGAGCAGGGTATTTATCCTGCCGTAGACCCTCTTGAGTCCTCCTCTCGTGTCCTTGAGGCGGATGTAGTAGGAGAGGAGCATTATAATACAGCAAGAAAAGTACAGGAGATGCTTCAAAAGTATAGAGAGCTTCAGGATATAATCGCCATCCTTGGTATGGAAGAGCTCTCAGAGGCTGACAAACAGACAGTTAACAGAGCAAGAAAGATACAGCGTTTCCTTTCACAGCCTTTCTTTGTGGCAGAGACATTTACAGGTGTTCAGGGCAAGTATGTGCCTCTTGCTGAGACAATAAAGGGCTTTAAGGCTATAATAGATGGTGAAATGGATGAATATCCTGAAGGAGCTTTCTTCAACGTAGGAACAATTGATGAAGTTAAGGCAAAAGCCGAAGCTATGGAGCAGGAGGCCGTATAAGTGGCAAATAGAACATTTTATCTTAAAGTATATGCAAGTGACAGAATCTTCTTTGAAGGACAGTGCCAGACCTTAGTCATCCCACAGAGTGACGGACTAAGAGCTATACAGGCGCATCACGAGGATATGGTGCTTGCTGTAGACATAGGTGAGGCTCATATAGTCGAGGAAGACGGAACTGTTACCTATGTGGTGGTCGGAAGCGGCATGGTTCAGATATTCCATAACAGAGCCATAATGCTTGTTGACACTGCTGAGCTTCCTGATGAAATAGACTCAAAGAGGGCGGGAGACGCACTTGAAAGAGCGAAGGAACAGCTAAGGCAGAAGCAGAGTATCCAAGAGCACAGGATGAGCCAGGCATCGCTTGCAAGAGCCCTCACAAGGCTTAAAGAGAGTTCAAAGTACAATGCTTAGCTTGGATTAAATAAAAAACATGAGAAACTAAACTTAGACTTTAGTTTCCCATGTTTTTGCTGTATAATATGATACGAGTGTCAATAGTACTTGGCACCTGATTTGAATACAATAACAAAAGTGCTACGAAAGGGGATAACCTAATGAAGTGTACCAGACAGATTACAGATGATTTATACTATGTTGGCAGCAGCGACAGAAGAATCACACTATTTGAGAACTGCTTCCCATTATCTGATGGAATGGCATACAATTCTTATCTTTTAATCGATGAAAAGACAGTACTGTTTGATACGGTAGATTATGCAATAGGAAGGCAGTTCATAGACAACGTTACCTCACTTCTTGACAACAGGAAGCTTGACTACCTGGTAGTTCACCATATGGAGCCTGACCATTGTTCCCTTATTACACAGCTTATTTCCCTTTATCCTGAGTTAAAGATAGTAGGCAACAAAAAGACAGCGGGGCTTATATCCCAGTTCTACCACGTGGATATGACTGAGCACTTTATATTTGTGAACGAAGGTGACACTATATCCACAGGAAAGCACAACCTTAAGTTCATTATGGCACCTATGGTTCACTGGCCTGAGGTTATGCTTACCTATGATGAGACTGACAAGGTGCTCTTCTCCGCAGATGCCTTCGGCACCTTTGGGGCACTTGACGGTAGGATATTTAATGATGAGCTTGACTATAGGAATAGCTTCATGGATGAGGCAAGAAGATACTATGCCAATATAGTAGGCAAATACGGAGTACAGGTGCAGGCTGTATTTAAGAAGCTCCCTGCTGAGATAGCTTATATCTGCTCTCTCCATGGTCCTGTATGGAGAAAAGACATACCTTTCTTCCTTGAGAAATATCAGGCTTGGAGTACCTATACTCCTGAGGAAAACGGAGTATTCATAGCATACGCGTCTATGTATGGCAATACAGAGCTTGCCGCACACCTGCTTTCTACCAAGCTTGCAGAGCGTGGAATAACAAACATGAAGGTGGTTGATGTTTCTGCACATCACTACTCCTCCCATATCAGCGATATATTTAAGTACAGTGTGGTTGTATTTGCATCCGCATCCTACAACATGTCAGTTCATCCTAAGATGAATGAGCTGCTTACAGAGATGAGGGAACTCACTGTAAGGAACAGGGCGTATGCCGTGATAGAGAACGGTTCGTGGGCACCTAGTGCCGGCAAGACCATCAAGGCCACTGTAGACGGCCTAAAGGATATGAGACAGATAGGAGAGACACTTACCATCAAGTCAGCTATAATGGAAGAACAAGAAGAAAAGCTTGATGAGCTGGCAAGACTTATAGCTGAGGAAGTAGAAGACTAAAAGTAAAAGGCTAAAAAGTAAAAGACTAATAAGTATATATCGGAAGAAAGACATTATAAATTAGTGTCTTTCTTTCTTTTTTTGACAAAAAAATTTAAAAATACACAAAATCGTAAATAAGTAACAAAAATAAGCAAATTTTTACATAATTTTCTACTTGCAAAATGTATAACTTGTTGATATAAATATCTAAAGACAAAATATTGTTTTTATCGAAACATTCATTTCATCTATTATGAGAGGAGGAAGGTGTGTCGATATAATATGTGAGTACAACAGTATTATGTTTTAGAGAAACTAAGGAGGATGACGATTCTCTTTACAACAATCAACTAAAAATGGCTCAAAAGGAGTTGGAGCCTAAGAAGAAGGAGAAAAATATGTGGAAAAAACATGGTTCTGCTATACTTGCACTGGTGCTTACGGCAGCGCTTTTCCTTACAGGGGTAAGGCTTCCAGGCAATGTATTCGCGGCAGGAAGTGACAAGACTAGTCTGGTAAAGGATATGCCAACTACGTCTATCGAGTTTAAGCAGGGGAAAAATGGTGGTAACAACTACGAAGATGTTATCACGGATTCATCTTTAATTGACTTATCAAGAAACATCCTGGTGAATATCGGCTTTACAGCCGTATTTGAGGGTGAGGAAGACTCAGAAAACCGTATTAAGAAAAATGATTTTGTTGAGTTTGACTTGGGAGACAATATAAAGCTTGCAGCAGGTACCAATAAAACAGTTGTGCCTGTAATAGATAAGGACAGCAAACTAAAGGTCTGTGATGCAATCTTTACAAAGAATGCAGCAGGAAGGCTTATAGCAAGATTTGACTTTTCAGACACAGATGACAAGGTATTTAAGCAAAAAGATGCTAGAATTGGAGCATCTATGGAGCTTAAAGCAGATGCAAGTAAAATCAACTTTGAAAAAAATGTACTAAAAATAACCCTATTAGGTAAAGAATATGAAATAGGTAAGATAGACAGTGCTGTCAGAGTCAAAAAAGAAGGTGTTTTTGATCCGAAGAACAGCAAAGTTGACTGGACTATAAAGTTTGAAAGATATATCAAGGACACAAATCCTGTTAAGTATATAAGTCTTGAGGGCTTCAGCCTTGTGGAAGGACCTACCATCCATCCTGCTCTCGGCGGTGATTATATACCGGGCTCACTTAGGATAAATAACAAAAATGTGGGTGACTTCGAGGAGTACCTTGACAGCCACATCAATGAAAAGATGTTTAGGTATAAGTTACAGGCATCAGACTTAAATCCAGCTAACCCTGGAGTTGCAGTTGCGACTGTAAGTACTAGAGTAAATGCTGCAGGATTTTATAAGCCTGGTGATAAATTTGTTACCTATCAGAATACTGCAAGAGTAGTAAAGTTCCCTGAGAATTCAAATAGTTCATCAGGTGCGGCCTACGACACTGCAGCTGTTCAAGTGAAAAAGTTTGGTGAAAAAAGAGGAGATCTTGACAATACAGGAAAGAAGATTACCTGGAGAGTTACATTAAATGAGCCTGGCTATGACCTGGGCGACCTGGTAGTAGAAGACGAATTACAAAATGACAGAACAGGAAGGCTTGCACAGACCTTCGTAAAGGCAACAATTAGAACCTGGGATACTGCTGGGAACAAGTGGAAAGGTGAGCCTGCTACAATTGTACCTACACAGTCAGGAAAGAAGTTAACCTTCAATATTCCTAATGTAAAAGAAAAGAGAGAGCTTGTAATAGAGAGCACCATCGAGCCTGATAACTACCTTGCAATCTTTGATAATGATGCTTATGCCTGGTGGAACAATAACACTAAGAACAAGGTAAAGCTCCATGCTTATGTATACACAAGAGCTGTCGGTGACAAGCCTTATGGTACAATAAGAAAAGAAGCGGACTACAGAAATGTATCTCTTGAGGAGGCTAAGTTTAGCCAAAAAGTTGGAAAGTTCGTAGGAAATGAGCCTGAGTGGGTAATAAATGTTGATAGAAACGCAGTTAGTTCACCTGGCACATATAATCTCTATGATGTATTTATATTTGATAACAATACTGAGGTGAGCAGAGATGTTGTAAATGAAGGAAATGGCTACTCTGTAAGAAAGGTAGGAGAGAATTCAGTTACCTCTCTTGCTAGTGGTGCTAAGCTTAAGGATATAATGCCCGATAAGGGAAAACATCAGAGACTGTTAAATCTTGCCAAGCCTCTTACATCAGCTACAGAAGGCGTTACAAGCAATGTGTATGAGATCGTTAAGGATGGTAAGGTAGTAGGCCACGTACTTGAGACTAAGCTTGTAAATGATAAGGTAAACTTTGTAAAGTTCAAGTCAAGAATAACTGACCGCGAAGTAATTATGACTCCTGATTCAAAGGTAGATAACTACGCTGTTCTCACCAAGGGAGCTCATCCTGTACTTTCTGACAAGGCTGAGTACAGATATTATGGAAAGATGCTCTTAAAGCAGACACTTTCAGCAGAGGCAGCTAATAAGTTATTGGCTGATTACAATGCTGAGGCAGTAAATGATGATGTAATCAACTCAGCAAATGAGCTTATCAACAACCAGGCTACAGCTTTTGACAGAAAGACTAAGTCCATAGTATATAAAATCAGTGTAAATGCAGCTGAATTAAAGGACGTAGATGGAGATGTAGGTAAGTTCATATTAAGAGAAGTTGTGCCGGATGACAGGTTCATGCTTGTTCCTATAGCCGAGGACAAGGATAATCCTGCCAATGATAAATACTTTGTTATGTACAAGGGAACACCGGCTGTTAAAGAGCCTGGTGAGACTGTGGGTGATGCAGGATCTAAGGTTGAAGAGGTAAATGCTTATGGCAAATACCTTACTGATGATGAACTTAAGGCTAAGGGCATTAGCTCTGAGTATATCACAAGAGGTTCAGAGAAGCTTGCCCTTCAGATTAACTTTGACAAGCTTGACGCTCCTTACGCTATATTTGTTAAGCTAAGACTCAAGGATGTAAACATCAATGAGAGATTCTTGTCCAGAAACAATGCTTACCTTGGTCTTGAAGGGTATTCAACCTTTGGAACCAATCTAAGGCAGAACCAGAAGGTATATATGAGTCTTGCTTATGCAAACTATGATAACAGATACCTCTGGAAGAACTACGATGGCCAGCAGGACACAGATAAGGTCTACTTAGATGAACAGGGATTTATCAACTGGAATGTATATTACAGACCATATAGAGTGTACGAAAACAGTGACAATACCGAGGTATCGCTTGTAGACAAGCTTGGTGCAGGCGTTGTCCTTAGAAAAGAAAAGGGTAGTGATAAGCTCATCTTAGAGGGCGACAACTACAAGATAGCTAAGGGTACATTTGATGAAAAGGGCAATTTTGTGGCAGAGAAAGAAATAACAGAAAACCTTGATAAGATATTCTCCTATGACGTAAAGGAAGGTCAGCTTGTTGTTAAAATACCTGATAGAAACAGTACCTATAAGATATCTTATATTACAGATTTTGCAGACGATACAAAGCGTGGAGATGGTCTTAGCAACTCGGTAGCTCTTTACGAAAACTCTGTTCTTAAGGGAAGCCGCATAAGTGTTAAGCACACTGTTACTGCCAATGCATTTGCCCGCATACGAAACAAGATATATCAGCGCCTGAACATAGTAAAGACTGATGCAGAGGGAGCAAAGCTATCTGGAGCTGAGTTTAGCTTTAAGAAGATTGCAAGCGGAAGTGCTGCTAAGATAAATCTTGGAACATTTAAGACAGGAACTGATGGAGCTATCAAGATAGAAGAGCTTTCAGCAGGATATTATGAGCTTGTTGAAACAAAGGCTCCGGAAGGGTATGTACTAAACAGTGAACCATATAACATAAAGGTCGTAGAACTTGAAAGCGGCTTTAAGGTAGAACTGGTCGGAGATTATGAAGGCAAGGCTACACTTTTGCAGAATGAGATTAAGGTAATCAACAAGAAGAAGGGAGAACTTCCTCCTACAGTGATTACTCCAAGTGCAATTGTGACTCCAAGCGCGGTTGTAACGCCAAGTGCGGTAGTAACTCCTAGCACGATAACAACTCCTGGTGCAGTATTGACACCAAGTGCAGTAGTAACTCCAGGTGCAGTAGTAACTCCTAGCGCAGTTGTAACTCCAGGTACGATAACAACTCCTGGTGCAGTAGTAACTCCTAGCGCGGTTGTAACTCCGGGAGCGGTATCAACCCCAGGTGCAGTTGTAACCCCTGGTGTGGTGACACCTCCTGCACCTGAGAATCCGGTACCTTCTGTTCCGGTCATCCCTAAAACGCCGGACACACCTAATCCGGTACCTGTAATTCCGGTTACACCAAGCCCAACACCTCTCGTGCCTTCATATCCTATAAATGATACACCTGATCCAAATGAGCCAAACAGCCCTGATGAATTCGAGGTTATTGGTGAAGATGGAACTCCTCAGGGTAAGGTTATAAAGAAGACCAGGCCAAACGGAGAAAAAGAGTATGTATTTGAAAAGGATGGTACTCCTTTAGCAGGATTTAAGGCTAAGCAGAAGAAGGCTCTTCCTAGAACCGGTGGCGCTGCCACAGTTTGGTATTACGCAGCAGGTCTTGGCCTTGTACTTATGGCAGGTTTTACCTTTAGGAAGCGTAAAGAGGAAGAAATCTAAAATAAAGTACGGTTTATAAAGATAAACACAAGATAAGCCCGCCCTCCACCTAAGCAGGTGACAGGGCGGGCCTTTGTCTTGATTGTACCAACTATTTTTATTATTGTAAAAATGCCATAAAAGCGGTAAAATAGAAAGATAATATAAAACATTATTGAAAGGACTTGTGACATAGATATGAGACATGGATTTGTAAAGGTTGCCGCAGTTACTCCTGATATAAGGGTTGCAGACTGTAATTTTAACGGAGAGAGCATAATTAAAGAAATGAAATACTGTGCAGAGATGGGAGCAAAGATAGCGGTCTTCCCAGAGCTTACGATTACAGGCTATACCTGTGGCGAGCTTTTTCTTCAGGAGAGGCTCTTAAGTGCGGCCCTTGATACCCTTAAGGAGATAATTAAGGCAAGCGTAGGTCTTGATATGCTTACTTTTGTGGGACTGCCATTTGAGACTGACGGAAAGCTTTACAATGTTGCTGCTGTATTTAAGGACGGAGAACTCCTAGGCCTGGTGCCAAAGAGATTCATCCCTAACTACTCAGAGCTATACGAGGCGAGACATTTTGCGCCTTGTGTAGGGGAGAACAGGCTCTTAGACTGGAAAGAAAACAAGACCGGCTATACTTACTTTGGCAATAAGCTGATATTTGAAAATAAAGATATTAAAAATCTAAAAGTAGCTGCTGAAATCTGTGAGGATCTTTGGGTAGTCATTCCTCCAAGCAACCATCACGCTATGGCAGGTGCAACCATTATAGCTAACCTCTCAGCAAGCCCTGAGATTATGGGTAAGCAGGAGTATAGAAGAAATCTCGTTCAGGGACAGTCAGCAAGGCTTAATGCCGGCTACATCTACGCTACAACAGGAGAAGGTGAGTCTACTACAGACCTAGTATTTGGAGGGCACAATCTGATATGTGAAGATGGCATCATCCTTGCGGAAAAGCCGAGATTTAAGAATGGTACCATCATTACAGAGATAGACATAAACAAGCTTGCCTACGAGAGAAGAAAGATGAATACCTGTGAAATAATGGGCTGGGAGAGCTATGACTTTATAGACTTCTCTTACGAAAATGTATATACCACAGAGAAAAACAGTGAAGGTAAGTCTGAGAAAAAGCTCATAGAGACACCTCTTCTTAGAACCTTTCCAAAGTCTCCCTTCATACCTGAGTGTAAGGAAGAAAGAGACAGCAGTTCAGAGGATGTTATTACCATTCAGGCACTTGGACTTAAGAAGAGAATGGCTCATACAGGCTGTAAATACGCTATAGTTGGCCTCTCCGGAGGACTTGACTCGACCCTTGCTGCCATCGTTATATGTAGGACTATGAACATGTTAGGTCTTAGCAGGGAAAATGTGATAGCAGTAACCATGCCTTGCTTTGGAACTACAGGAAGGACCTACCACAATGCCATAAAGCTTGCAAAGGAGCTTGGCATCACACTTCGTGAAATAAACATCAAAGAGTCTGTGCTTTCCCACTTAAAGGACATAGGCCACGATGTAAATGACCACAATGTAACATTTGAAAATGCACAGGCTCGTGAGCGTACACAGGTACTTATGGACCTGGCCAATGAGTACGGAGGCCTCGTTATAGGAACAGGCGACATGAGCGAGCTGGCACTTGGCTTTGCTACATACAATGGGGACCATATGTCTATGTACGGTGTAAATGCATCCATTCCTAAGACGCTTGTAAGGCAGTTAGTAAGACATGCTGCTGAACTTGCTCTTGAAGACGGAAAGAAGGAACTGTCAGATGTACTTACCGACATAGTTGAGACACCGGTAAGCCCTGAGCTTCTTCCAACCAATGATGACGGTGAGACCGAGCAGAAGACAGAGGCTATAGTGGGTCCTTATGAATTAAATGACTTCTTCCTCTACAACATGGTAAGATGGGGAATGGAGCCTGACAAGCTATATAGAATTGCCTGTCTTACATTTGCAGATGAGTATACAAAAGAAGAGATAGAGAAGTGGCTAAAGAGCTTTTACCGCAGATTCTTCGCACAGCAGTACAAGAGGTCCTGTCTTCCTGACGGACCAAAGGTAGGCTCGGTAACACTGTCTCCTAGGGGAGACTTCAGGATGCCTTCAGATGCTGTAGGAGATTTGTGGCTAAAATAAGCACTATAAGGAGGGGATATGGTACTTGGAATATATGGATACGGCGGACACGGGCTCGAGGTAGAAGAGCTTGCAATGGTGATTAACGAAAAAGAGAACAGGTGGGAAAAGGTCATATTTATTGATGATGCCACCGAAAAGACAGACGGAGAGAGGATTATCACCTTTACTGAGGCAAAAAGCAAATACAGTGCTTCAGAGATTGAGTTTATGACAGGTATAGGGGAGCCTGTAGTGAGAGATAAGATATACAAGAAGGTAAAAGAGGCAGGCTATAGCTTTGCCACCCTCATCCACCCATCGGCGGTCATTGCAGGCAGTGCAAGGCTTGAAGAAGGGGTGATGATAGGCTCTAATGCCTTTATCTCGGTGAAGACGCATTTGCAGGAAAATGTACTCATACAGCCCCTTGCGGCGATTGACCACGAGTGCAGTGTCGGAAGGAACTCAGTTGTGTCCAGCTTCGTGGCTATGGGCGGTGGCTCAAGCCTTGGGGAGAATTCCTTCATCGGGCTAAATGCTTGTGTGAAGCAGGGAGTAGGCATTGGT
It contains:
- the atpD gene encoding F0F1 ATP synthase subunit beta, encoding MKNGKIIQVMGPVVDVLFPDEDVPKIKDALYVDNHGKKCLMEVSSHQGGNIVRCIMLTASEGLSRDMEVVATGAGIKVPVGEATLGRLFNVFGDTIDGGASLENEEHWTIHREPPKFDEQSPAVEILETGIKVIDLLAPYAKGGKIGLFGGAGVGKTVLIQELIRNIATEHGGYSIFTGVGERSREGNDLWTEMKESGVIAKTALVFGQMNEPPGARMRVAETGLTMAEYFRDEKNADVLLFIDNIFRYVQAGSEVSALLGRMPSAVGYQPTLATDVGELQERIASTKSGSVTSVQAVYVPADDITDPAPATTFTHLDATTVLSRKIVEQGIYPAVDPLESSSRVLEADVVGEEHYNTARKVQEMLQKYRELQDIIAILGMEELSEADKQTVNRARKIQRFLSQPFFVAETFTGVQGKYVPLAETIKGFKAIIDGEMDEYPEGAFFNVGTIDEVKAKAEAMEQEAV
- a CDS encoding FoF1 ATP synthase subunit delta/epsilon, which translates into the protein MANRTFYLKVYASDRIFFEGQCQTLVIPQSDGLRAIQAHHEDMVLAVDIGEAHIVEEDGTVTYVVVGSGMVQIFHNRAIMLVDTAELPDEIDSKRAGDALERAKEQLRQKQSIQEHRMSQASLARALTRLKESSKYNA
- a CDS encoding FprA family A-type flavoprotein, producing MKCTRQITDDLYYVGSSDRRITLFENCFPLSDGMAYNSYLLIDEKTVLFDTVDYAIGRQFIDNVTSLLDNRKLDYLVVHHMEPDHCSLITQLISLYPELKIVGNKKTAGLISQFYHVDMTEHFIFVNEGDTISTGKHNLKFIMAPMVHWPEVMLTYDETDKVLFSADAFGTFGALDGRIFNDELDYRNSFMDEARRYYANIVGKYGVQVQAVFKKLPAEIAYICSLHGPVWRKDIPFFLEKYQAWSTYTPEENGVFIAYASMYGNTELAAHLLSTKLAERGITNMKVVDVSAHHYSSHISDIFKYSVVVFASASYNMSVHPKMNELLTEMRELTVRNRAYAVIENGSWAPSAGKTIKATVDGLKDMRQIGETLTIKSAIMEEQEEKLDELARLIAEEVED
- a CDS encoding SpaA isopeptide-forming pilin-related protein — protein: MWKKHGSAILALVLTAALFLTGVRLPGNVFAAGSDKTSLVKDMPTTSIEFKQGKNGGNNYEDVITDSSLIDLSRNILVNIGFTAVFEGEEDSENRIKKNDFVEFDLGDNIKLAAGTNKTVVPVIDKDSKLKVCDAIFTKNAAGRLIARFDFSDTDDKVFKQKDARIGASMELKADASKINFEKNVLKITLLGKEYEIGKIDSAVRVKKEGVFDPKNSKVDWTIKFERYIKDTNPVKYISLEGFSLVEGPTIHPALGGDYIPGSLRINNKNVGDFEEYLDSHINEKMFRYKLQASDLNPANPGVAVATVSTRVNAAGFYKPGDKFVTYQNTARVVKFPENSNSSSGAAYDTAAVQVKKFGEKRGDLDNTGKKITWRVTLNEPGYDLGDLVVEDELQNDRTGRLAQTFVKATIRTWDTAGNKWKGEPATIVPTQSGKKLTFNIPNVKEKRELVIESTIEPDNYLAIFDNDAYAWWNNNTKNKVKLHAYVYTRAVGDKPYGTIRKEADYRNVSLEEAKFSQKVGKFVGNEPEWVINVDRNAVSSPGTYNLYDVFIFDNNTEVSRDVVNEGNGYSVRKVGENSVTSLASGAKLKDIMPDKGKHQRLLNLAKPLTSATEGVTSNVYEIVKDGKVVGHVLETKLVNDKVNFVKFKSRITDREVIMTPDSKVDNYAVLTKGAHPVLSDKAEYRYYGKMLLKQTLSAEAANKLLADYNAEAVNDDVINSANELINNQATAFDRKTKSIVYKISVNAAELKDVDGDVGKFILREVVPDDRFMLVPIAEDKDNPANDKYFVMYKGTPAVKEPGETVGDAGSKVEEVNAYGKYLTDDELKAKGISSEYITRGSEKLALQINFDKLDAPYAIFVKLRLKDVNINERFLSRNNAYLGLEGYSTFGTNLRQNQKVYMSLAYANYDNRYLWKNYDGQQDTDKVYLDEQGFINWNVYYRPYRVYENSDNTEVSLVDKLGAGVVLRKEKGSDKLILEGDNYKIAKGTFDEKGNFVAEKEITENLDKIFSYDVKEGQLVVKIPDRNSTYKISYITDFADDTKRGDGLSNSVALYENSVLKGSRISVKHTVTANAFARIRNKIYQRLNIVKTDAEGAKLSGAEFSFKKIASGSAAKINLGTFKTGTDGAIKIEELSAGYYELVETKAPEGYVLNSEPYNIKVVELESGFKVELVGDYEGKATLLQNEIKVINKKKGELPPTVITPSAIVTPSAVVTPSAVVTPSTITTPGAVLTPSAVVTPGAVVTPSAVVTPGTITTPGAVVTPSAVVTPGAVSTPGAVVTPGVVTPPAPENPVPSVPVIPKTPDTPNPVPVIPVTPSPTPLVPSYPINDTPDPNEPNSPDEFEVIGEDGTPQGKVIKKTRPNGEKEYVFEKDGTPLAGFKAKQKKALPRTGGAATVWYYAAGLGLVLMAGFTFRKRKEEEI
- a CDS encoding NAD(+) synthase; amino-acid sequence: MRHGFVKVAAVTPDIRVADCNFNGESIIKEMKYCAEMGAKIAVFPELTITGYTCGELFLQERLLSAALDTLKEIIKASVGLDMLTFVGLPFETDGKLYNVAAVFKDGELLGLVPKRFIPNYSELYEARHFAPCVGENRLLDWKENKTGYTYFGNKLIFENKDIKNLKVAAEICEDLWVVIPPSNHHAMAGATIIANLSASPEIMGKQEYRRNLVQGQSARLNAGYIYATTGEGESTTDLVFGGHNLICEDGIILAEKPRFKNGTIITEIDINKLAYERRKMNTCEIMGWESYDFIDFSYENVYTTEKNSEGKSEKKLIETPLLRTFPKSPFIPECKEERDSSSEDVITIQALGLKKRMAHTGCKYAIVGLSGGLDSTLAAIVICRTMNMLGLSRENVIAVTMPCFGTTGRTYHNAIKLAKELGITLREINIKESVLSHLKDIGHDVNDHNVTFENAQARERTQVLMDLANEYGGLVIGTGDMSELALGFATYNGDHMSMYGVNASIPKTLVRQLVRHAAELALEDGKKELSDVLTDIVETPVSPELLPTNDDGETEQKTEAIVGPYELNDFFLYNMVRWGMEPDKLYRIACLTFADEYTKEEIEKWLKSFYRRFFAQQYKRSCLPDGPKVGSVTLSPRGDFRMPSDAVGDLWLK
- a CDS encoding NeuD/PglB/VioB family sugar acetyltransferase, with translation MVLGIYGYGGHGLEVEELAMVINEKENRWEKVIFIDDATEKTDGERIITFTEAKSKYSASEIEFMTGIGEPVVRDKIYKKVKEAGYSFATLIHPSAVIAGSARLEEGVMIGSNAFISVKTHLQENVLIQPLAAIDHECSVGRNSVVSSFVAMGGGSSLGENSFIGLNACVKQGVGIGDGSVVGMGSVVIKDVDDRVMVVGNPARKIKMGDVRAFYDIRKGK